The Sinomicrobium kalidii genome contains a region encoding:
- a CDS encoding aspartate aminotransferase family protein, whose translation MKEDFLHYQAQTSPHPLALEVSHARGSYIYDTGGKAYLDFIAGVSANTLGHSHPKVVNAVKAQAETYMHVMVYGEFIQQPAVELTKLLAAHLPAPLETTYLVNSGTEAIEGALKLAKKVTGRSGIIAAKDAYHGNTQGSMSIMGREERRQAFRPLIPGSSFIRFNREEDLEKITQKTAAVVLETIQGGAGFILPENDYLRKVRKRCDETGALLILDEIQPGFGRTGKLFGFEHFGIVPDILVMGKGMGGGMPVGAFSASTSMMNALKDRPKLGHVTTFGGNPVIASACLATLREVTGTTLMKDSLEKEKLFRELLVHPRIKAIRGKGLMLAIMTEDAALASHVILRSLEEGLLLFWLLFEPGAVRITPPLTISEEEIRKGCAIILKILDQWHD comes from the coding sequence ATGAAGGAGGATTTCTTACACTACCAGGCCCAGACCTCGCCCCATCCGCTGGCCCTGGAAGTATCGCACGCGCGGGGCAGCTATATTTACGATACCGGCGGAAAAGCGTATCTTGACTTTATTGCAGGGGTCTCCGCCAACACCCTGGGGCACAGCCACCCCAAAGTGGTCAATGCCGTAAAAGCACAGGCCGAAACCTATATGCATGTCATGGTTTATGGCGAATTTATCCAGCAACCCGCTGTTGAGCTCACCAAACTGCTGGCTGCACACCTCCCCGCCCCGCTGGAAACCACCTATCTGGTAAACTCGGGGACCGAAGCCATAGAAGGCGCCCTGAAACTCGCCAAGAAAGTGACCGGCCGAAGCGGGATCATTGCGGCGAAAGATGCCTATCACGGCAATACACAGGGCTCCATGAGCATTATGGGACGGGAAGAAAGACGGCAGGCCTTCCGCCCGCTTATCCCGGGAAGCAGCTTTATCAGGTTTAACAGGGAAGAAGACCTGGAAAAAATAACCCAAAAAACGGCGGCAGTGGTCCTGGAAACCATCCAGGGCGGGGCCGGGTTCATTCTGCCGGAAAACGACTATCTCCGGAAAGTAAGAAAGCGCTGCGATGAAACCGGGGCATTGCTTATCCTGGACGAGATACAACCCGGTTTCGGGCGTACCGGGAAGCTTTTCGGCTTTGAACACTTCGGCATTGTCCCCGATATCCTCGTTATGGGTAAAGGTATGGGAGGCGGTATGCCAGTGGGGGCATTCAGCGCATCAACCTCCATGATGAATGCGTTGAAAGACAGGCCAAAACTGGGACATGTTACCACTTTCGGCGGGAACCCTGTCATAGCGTCAGCATGCCTGGCCACCCTGAGGGAGGTTACCGGGACCACGCTTATGAAAGACAGCCTGGAGAAGGAAAAACTGTTCCGCGAACTGCTCGTTCATCCGCGGATAAAGGCGATAAGGGGAAAAGGCCTCATGCTTGCCATAATGACAGAAGATGCAGCACTGGCCAGCCATGTCATCCTGCGGTCACTGGAGGAAGGATTACTGCTTTTCTGGCTGCTTTTTGAACCCGGGGCAGTACGCATTACCCCTCCCCTTACCATTTCGGAAGAAGAAATACGGAAAGGCTGTGCCATAATCCTGAAAATCCTCGACCAATGGCACGATTAA
- a CDS encoding tetratricopeptide repeat protein → MPFSSNEDRDFPISKFESMLKTNDVYFFDADDFEDIIHHYLDLGKVALAKKAIKIGLEQHTTSTNLKLLQIEVLIFENRLDVAEQMLDELAALETSNEEIYIQRANIYSKKDNHSMAIVLLKEALAHANDNADIYSLIGMEYLFLDNYSEAKDFFIKCLAEDPEDYSALYNIIYCFDFLEDHDGAIAYLNTYLELNPYNEVGWHQMGKQFFHKKMFKEALAAFDFAIISDDTFIGAYLEKGKVLEKMERYNEAIENYELTLGLDDPTSFAYLRIGKCHEKLGHDNIAKQYYYKTVHEDPLLDKGWIAITDFYLKQYNYQKAKYYINKALNIDSENIAYWKRCAEINKQLHLYEEADISYQKTIELGNYELSTWTSWCDILVKIGEFESAVHVMLQALEFYPNEALLEYRIAGLYYTLSDSLKGRFHLKNALSDNYEAHTVMEELFPSIFSRKTVKNIITDFKKASI, encoded by the coding sequence ATGCCATTTAGTTCTAACGAAGACCGAGACTTCCCCATTTCGAAATTCGAATCCATGCTCAAGACCAACGACGTGTATTTTTTTGATGCGGATGATTTCGAAGACATTATACACCATTATCTTGATCTGGGAAAAGTAGCGCTGGCCAAGAAAGCGATAAAAATAGGACTCGAACAGCATACGACCTCCACCAACCTGAAATTACTGCAAATAGAAGTGCTTATTTTCGAGAACAGGCTGGATGTGGCGGAACAGATGCTCGACGAACTGGCGGCCCTGGAAACCTCTAATGAAGAGATTTACATACAGCGCGCCAATATTTACTCCAAGAAAGACAATCACAGCATGGCCATTGTACTGCTCAAGGAAGCCCTGGCCCATGCGAATGACAATGCGGATATCTATTCGCTTATCGGCATGGAATACCTGTTCCTGGATAATTATTCCGAAGCCAAGGATTTTTTTATCAAATGCCTGGCGGAAGACCCGGAAGACTATTCGGCCCTGTACAATATCATTTATTGTTTTGACTTTCTGGAGGACCACGACGGGGCCATAGCGTACCTGAACACCTATCTCGAACTGAACCCGTATAACGAAGTGGGCTGGCACCAGATGGGAAAACAGTTTTTCCACAAGAAAATGTTCAAGGAGGCCCTGGCGGCTTTCGATTTTGCTATTATTTCCGATGATACCTTTATCGGGGCATACCTCGAAAAAGGAAAAGTACTCGAAAAAATGGAGCGTTACAACGAAGCCATTGAAAATTATGAACTCACCCTGGGACTTGACGACCCCACATCCTTCGCTTACCTCAGGATAGGGAAATGTCATGAAAAACTGGGTCATGACAATATAGCCAAACAGTACTATTACAAAACCGTACACGAAGACCCTTTACTCGACAAAGGATGGATTGCCATCACCGATTTCTACCTGAAACAGTACAACTACCAGAAAGCCAAATATTACATCAACAAGGCACTGAACATAGACAGTGAAAATATCGCCTACTGGAAACGGTGTGCGGAAATCAACAAGCAACTGCACCTGTATGAAGAAGCAGATATTTCTTACCAGAAAACCATAGAGCTCGGCAATTACGAATTGAGCACCTGGACCTCTTGGTGTGATATCCTGGTTAAAATAGGGGAATTCGAAAGCGCCGTACACGTGATGCTCCAGGCCCTGGAGTTCTACCCTAACGAAGCCCTTCTGGAATACCGGATCGCAGGTTTGTATTACACCCTTTCCGACAGCCTTAAAGGCCGTTTTCACCTCAAAAATGCGCTTTCCGATAACTATGAGGCCCATACCGTTATGGAAGAGTTATTTCCTTCCATTTTCAGTCGTAAAACTGTTAAGAATATTATAACAGATTTTAAAAAGGCTTCTATTTAA